A stretch of DNA from Glycine max cultivar Williams 82 chromosome 18, Glycine_max_v4.0, whole genome shotgun sequence:
GACCTTGCTTAAAATGACCTTTATATATAAGTTTGACTTTTTAGATTTTTCaggtttatataatttaaaatatattcatcaacattaattttaaatatttggtgAGATAAATTAGATCAGGTTAATGTTGGTGTTTTGGAATTTTGGTGaaataaagatatataaataaattcaaaattttgttctACAATTATCGATATTGGACACGATCGAGGACCACTTAGGTGGCGTTTTGGATTTTCGCTTGACTTGTATATTCCCATGCTGGCAAGCCCACCACCTTCTTCTCAACTTGGATCATGAACCTCTTTCTATAAagttttgtttataataattaacaataagGCAAAGtcattatttatatttggaCCTGCTCTCAGTTGTACTCAAATTAGTTGTGAGTGTAGCAATGCTTATTTCATAActtaaatcagtttgaaaatcattttcttacaaaatcaatttgaaaggctatttttaaaatgaatttttgttttaaaattggttttaaattaaactaattttacacttcatattattttatgtctcactactaaaaaaataagttttttacatcaattattaAAGACTTTTAACATTAGTTATTAATCAGTGTCAAAACtatcaatattaaaatattaacgtTAATATTGGTTGTTTAAAGATCGAtattattttaccaaaaaataatatcaatttttattaaaaaacagaTGTTATTTTCTTCTCACCAATATTGGTTtttagaaaaaccaatgttataagtaaacaacaacatcaatttttttaaaagtcgatattatttgttggattttttttatatcctatatgttttttaattaccaaCATATAATTATTCATATCACAACTTATCATTctaagttgtaaaaaaatttataaaataagtcatgCACCAAAAGTAGAGGAGACGCGTTGGGTCTATCTTGCGCGTTATGTGTTGGGTTTGTGCGCGCTAAATCAACTATCTCaatcttcaactttttctttaaatttttacatcaattttcttttaaaacactttaaattttcttcttttaaatcaTGCTAGTAAAAATTacaatgatattaaattttccattatttcattaagaacaacaataaaatagataaattttaatcattcttaatcaaaattaactatcaattaaattcaaattttgcatTATGACCCCTCAATAAAATTCTATTCCAAAATCAAGTAGTTTCCAAATTAAATAACTTGATGCCACTTAATAAGctaaaaatgaattatattttttccacacacctttttttgttcatacttttttttgaaataatcatATCATTAAATATGAATAGCTTTCTCAAcaattgcataaaaaataaataaataaataaataaataaaagctcTCTCGACTTAAAGCACCCACTTCACATCTTCACCCATTCCATACTAATGGCATATGGAAACTAAAACTACATAAATTGACCTGTGATTGCATATGTGGtccaattattatatttatatattatttattacatatcAATACATCCACGATAAAGTATTTTacgatttattttgtttatatatgtgttaataaattttttaataataatgaatgTCGAAAATTTCGCACCCACGCACCTTAATCCATCACCTATCCTGTTTAGTATTTTCATTGGTGGTGCCAAGTGCCACAGGCTTTTCAAGATGATTGCTTTATGcttatttcttttttgcttcaagAGAACGGAATTAACTGGCTCCTACCACGACAAAGACTGCTGCAAAAGAAACTACTAACGTTTAGCACATGCATGCGAAGTGGGAACTTGAGTTCATTGTTCTGCGTTTTGACACCTTTTATTAacatgttaatataaaaaaattcacattaaaACGTCACATAGATAGATAGGTAAAGATTCTTTTAGtttgtttcaataaattttatgatcaaATTTATGACTTGAACCCttattcatataataaaaaacttattaaataaatgtttaattaaacAGTTTACCCAAACATGCCCTCCATTAAACATCAATAAAAGTATCATTAAGCTTGTAAATGCACATAAAATAAATGTGCAGAAGCTAACATTGGACCATTTTAAGCAAAACTACTAGAAGCAAAAAGAAGTGATAGGATTATatcagattatatatataaaaaaaactatacattcaTTGGCTTTTTGACTAATTTAGGAtagatttggatttttttacgaaaaaattattgattaatttgGGGTATTTTTGTCACATAAGAAATCTTTCAGCtgatgcttaaaaaaaatcagttgtTCATATGGTAGAACCACACCATTTtacttatacaaaatattttgccCGTTACAAAAAGATCAAATGTTATTTATGGTTTCACACACACACGAGCCAATCACTCAAGTTATCAATCAACAATGCATGAAAAACTAACTCAGATCTTAAAGACTTTTATCAGAATCCATAATTCAGGGTATTAATCAACAAGAggcataaaaatgaaaataaatatttcttttaattattattccaTTTTTTAATCACCATAATTATATTGGACATTTGATTCTTCAATGAGATCTTAATATATCTTTACAAGTTTCAATCATGTAGATAAGTTATGAGATTAATTTTCAATCTGAAATTTACATTTAAAGTTTATTAtcctttttcaaaaatatattatgcaaAAATTCAACCCATatgaaacatttgaaagaatacaaaaaaaaaaaagaatgatgtAAAATTCGGCCTATCAAGCCTACTaggcttttatttttaaaacatgaagcttgaaatttttacttaattttttttaaaaaaagtctaaCTCTggcctttttttaataaataggtCATGAGGTTAGGCTATGCATTATGCTAGCTAAAATGTGAGTCTTAAATAGGTTGCTTGACctattaatatttgttaatttattaatatatatatatatatatatatatatatatatatatatatatatattaatttattaatatttaatattattattatacattaattaataataataaatataaatagtatatacttattataaattaatatattggatattaataaatatatactgTGACGctctctacccctcacatatatgtactaataataattaaagaagtaagaaatcaaaattaattaaaagttttgaaaatgcatttaaatacaagtctttcaacAGGTAAGAGGCTCACATTCatctttctaacatcataataaaacttgtctaaataaataataaatcatctcgactcaaaacaaggtcgtccaagatttcatgcaattaatatagaaacctatactctaatgtcacatcctatcaaagtATTGTGTTATCGTGTCCTCTCttatgaggttcttcatagtcattcaCTTAATTATCTGCTCCCACCaacacaaagttcgagatcatcacaggattcaAACACAGATAACACACagaaagtgagttatcacattcctaactaatagagaaaaaccaGACAACATAaaggtataaatatcatataaacaaaatacaacttacttaagcaTATCTCACGTTATTTCACCATTTCGTCGcacaacatcacatcacaacaccaCACACGTCTCATTCGTTTTCAcgacattcacgtactcaatgatcaaaacacaatatcactaaatcaatccatatcgatcaatacacaggcgttatgcaacatatatactaagactcaatcctatatgcaatgtggtatcatgttagtgaaaaacctcgtcggacacctaggagtacatgataaGACAAACTACACACCagcaagtcaggtcactcttactaggtaaaatcatagggagaccagtcaaggTCACCCTGTTTTGCCAGAATACTCCAACCATATGGAATCAACatagacttaaaggagcactcaaactgggtgacccccaaggcctacactccgaagagtccgtcagagtctctccctcctaatttaggtccaacccagaaaacattttagcttataatgggatgttacatatactattttttttttctagaccaCAAATGTCCTTAATTAGATAGGATCATTATAAACgataaaattttcattcaaaGTATTTAACTTATAATATGATGTAAATTTACTATattcattataataattatatttttaatatttactatgttaaatatttttttttatatctactatatttattgtattaattttatttttaatatttactatattatatatatttttatatctactatatttattatatcaaattttttttaattgcatttacaatatttttttatattaattatatttttaaattttttttacaaatttatcctaaattaattaaaaagttttatattcaTCCCTAGCTAACttaacaaagaaaacaaagatttatttatttatttttaacacgTGGTACATCATTATTTGTAATGATTACTCTATACCCAAAACTGTGACATATCATGAATCCATGATATCAATATGCCAATTGCATGCCAAGCCACTACAGAGCGCATTTAGTTGCCGACTCAACTAGGTTTTTATCTTTTACACCTACCACACATGAACATGAAAGTATATGTATATAATAAGCCGGTTCTAGCAAACCTTCTGCTGCAGATTTCATCTCAACCATGAAACTCCCCTCCGTACGACTTCCCAATGGGCATGGGAAGTTGGCGTCAGGAAATATTCTCAAGAGTGTTgttattcttcttccattcaCTGTGCTCATCATCTTTTTACCATTTTCTCTTActaaaatgtttcatttttccACTCCTGAGATGTATGCCACCATCACCACCACAAGTAGTTTGGATTTTAACGAACCTCGTGAGCCTTCACAATCCAATTcacctatttttttcttttccaatgaTTCAAAAAACAGTTTGGATTTTAACAGTTCCAATGAACTCTCAAAATCCACTTTACCTGAACTTTTCTTTCCCAATGATTCCCAAAAAAGTTTAGATTTTAATAGTTCTTCACctaaacttttcttttataatgATTCAAAACAGAGTTTGGATATTAATGGTTCTCCAGAGCCTTCAGAATACAATTCACCTAAACTTTTCTATTCCAATGAATCGAAACATGTCCAGCCTTTAGAACCCAGTTCACctgaatttttcttttccaatgaATCAAAACAAAGTTTGGATTTTAAGGATTCCGGTGAGTCTTCGGAACCCAGTTCACCAAAACCTTTATATTCCGATGAATCGAAAAAAAGTATGAATTTTAACATCACACAAATGAAACGATGCAACATCTTCTCTGGAGAGTGGATTCCGTACAGTAAAGGACCTTACTACGATAATGAGACTTGCGATTTGATGATAGACCAGCAAAACTGCATGAAGTTTGGGAGACCCGACAGAGAGTTCCTCAAATGGAGGTGGAAACCCGATGAATGCGAGCTTCCACTCTTTGATGCAACCCTTTTCTTAGAGCTTGTCAGAGGAAAGTCCATGGCCTTTGTTGGAGACTCGGTGGGAAGAAATCAAATGAATTCTTTGTTGTGCCTCCTAAGTCATGTAAGTAATCACTAATCAATCAATTGCACCAGTTCTTATTTCCTCTTTTCAAAGCTGAAATTCATGTTGGATTTTTCTATCATACTCATTATTTACACTcaaatattttacttaaaaaaattacaagcatGGTATAGTAACTTTAGAGTTCAAAATTAATCCTATTAATTCTACATGAAATTTGCGTACTTTTGATGTGAGACTCAAGTTTAGTTCATTGGCAAATATTGCAATGTTGTCATCACCACTCATGAAGCTTAATTGTTGATGAAATTTTCACGAGGAAGGGTTTTGATACCATTAAAAAAACACACCATAAAAACTACTTAGTAAAAgagttcaaaattttataaatcataCACTAGAAtgactttttaaataaaatagtttttattttatttttaaatcatgcacaaaatatattttttatgacggTAGCaattaagttaatttaaatCTATTAAGTACCGTGGCACAATTACAGTTAATCTTATTCTTTAATTGTAggataaaagtataattttatatgttaaaaaatatttattaagatatgTCAATTCTAAAAGGAATGTTAGTGTTTTGAAATAATCGTCTTTGACTTGCAACCGAGACAGCCAGATTCACCCCAAGTTGAAATCTACCCTCGTCAAATTATGTAAGTTCCTTGCCACTCATCCAACTTGAGACTAACTTCTCCAATCCCAATCAACTACCCAATTATCTTACTTTTAacgtttacttttttattttgttatgtaGTGCATGAAAACTACTTCCTAACTAACAAGAAAAGTACTAGTACACTAATTCCTTTCTGAGGAATAAAAGCCAGAGAGTGGCTTCGTGTCTCCCTGGGGCAAAGTTGAACAAAAAAGTCCCACTTTTACTCTCTTTCACTTGTTATTATGAAGTAACATTTTGTGGACGAGTTCCGTACATATTACATtacacaaacatgcatgcatcaTCTCCAATAAGAAGAAAAGTCACaatcctaaaaaaaaataacatgattcCATGATTTACTCTTCAGGTTGCTCATCCTGAGGACATTACCAAGAGATATGCCACAGATCCCATATATTTCCGAAGGTGGTTCTATGCAGATTACAATTTTACGGTTGTGACACTCTGGTCCCCATTTTTGGTGAGAACCAGCGATATTGACAACAGCCTCACGAAACTGTATCTAGATAAGGCAGATGAGTCGTGGACTAGTGAGGTTGAAACCTTCGATTTTGTCATTATCTCAGCTGGCCAATGGTTCTTTCGGCCAGCATTGTATTATGAAAAAGGACAAATTGTAGGGTGCCACAAGTGTGAacgaagaaaaatcaaagaccTTAGTTACTATTATGGATACAGAAAAGCATTCAGAACTGCATTGAGAACCATAGCAAGTCTCGAAGGGTACAGGGGGGTGACATTTTTGAGAACATTTTCCCCTGCTCACTTTGAGAATGCTGAGTGGAATAAAGGAGGGAGTTGTGAGAGGACAAGGCCTTATAGCAAGGAACAAATGAGGTTTGATGGGTATATTTTTGAGACATATAAGACTCAAGTGGAGGAGTTTAGAACAGCAAGAAAGGTTGCAAGGAAGAGGGGTTTGAAGTTTTTGATGATGGACACAACTGAAATCATGTTAAGGAGGCCTGATGGACATCCTAATAACCATGTCTGGCATGCAGTGAACCAAAATGTTACACATAGTGATTGTGTTCATTGGTGCTTGCCTGGCCCTATTGACACATGGAATGAGTTCTTATTCCATATGTTGAAAATGCATAGTAAGAAATCTTTTGTTTCATAGTTACAGAGTTTTGTCTAAGACATCACAGATTTGCCATAGACATATGATTTTCTTTGGGCTGCAATGGGCATAGTATAATAATGTAGTTAGCTACAATATTTGACTGTTGATTCTTTAATGAAAATGCAAAGCAATTTGTGGGTACATGtataataatgttttttggTGGTCCATGTGTGACCATGGATACATATATATCTTATTGTACTAGTTGCACATTGTTATATCTTCGTTATCAAATTGGAAAGTGTTAAGGCCCAAACTCCTTTGCAAGTAAGACATGGCTGTCTTTCAGGTTTGAATGTGGGCTGGGCCAACTGGCATAAGACATTGGCAATTGATACTTCTACCTCGCTCTTTCTTTAATGTACctccttgttttttttcttccaaaatcacTCTTTCCGAAAGTTAGTTTATGGAAGTATTTTCCTAaaattgttatgtttttttttacttcttctaTTACAAAATAAGTATTTTCCTAAGTTAtttcatacataaaaaaatttaaaaaataaactaaaaagaataatagttttataaaattaatcttaatcttaatattatattaaaaaaactaaaatgaaacttATTAGAGAtattagtgaaaaaataattaataatacattaaaaatttaaatatcactTATTTTGGAAATGAGaaagtatgattttattttataaataatgagTATTCTCTATTGAATCagatttttgtattattataaaTCACAAGTATTTTTCATTCGAAATGAAGAATCACtatgaagaaaaatgttaatcCGTTTACCTGGATGGTGCATGGCCGAGTGTTGTTTAAAACAAACTCTCATGATAGCTATCAACCCGTTTAACAATAGCAAACTTGTCGTTACAGAATATATAAATCTCCGTTAAACAGTAATTATTCTTTTAGTGAgaacatataattttatgatattttataaagttaatattaaaatttgatgaaagtgcacgtttatataaattgattcTTGAAGGTGTGTgtcaacttatttattttaaagaaattattataaaaaattaaaactaaatgagAGCACATGTATAAAACGAATAGGACAAATGTCAAATTAATGgtgagaaaaaaacaaaactccCAACATACACTCGGAAGAATAtgtttataaactattttttacatgAACTCTTAAATGTGACGTGAGACTTTTAACATACTGTAACTGTATCAAAACCTTAAATTAAAATGTCTTGGAAAACGTTTAGAATCAGTTTTCCTTTATGTAGCACAtgttaattcaaatatatatttgcaTGTGTACTACATAATTACAATGGAGAAAAGATAGAAAGAATAATGATATTATTCGTATACAGATGTATATGTTAGAATAtaccttttttataatttattttgtctttgtttACTTCACTATATGGTCCAGCGTCCAACGATTTAATATTTTACACTtcaaatatgtatataaaacGTACATAATAAAACCTATATATTCTTACCAACTCCAGCTTCCGCTTGCATATATATCATCTTCCATTTTCTGTTTCCTCATAGTTCAACTTCATCGATCGATTTCTCACAAAAGGTGTCACCAGTGCAGTTCCCTACACTGCACCCACCATTGGCAACATTCTTTCTCCAACAAACACTCTACTAGGTGCTACTAATATTGTTTCTGAGACTATCTCAGGTGTTACCAAAACCGTCACCTCAAACACTCTCTCCGAAACTTCTGACCCCATCTCAGAGGTGTCAAAGATCATCTCCCCAGACTCACTCTCTGATCCTTCCAAACTCATCTCCTCAAACCTACTTCAAGATGTTTCTAAGGTCATCTCTGGCACTGTCTCGCATGTTTCTAAAACCGTCTCCTCAAACACTTCTGACATCATCTCAAACACTCTTTCAGAAACTTCCAAAATCATCTCCTCATCAAGCCACCC
This window harbors:
- the LOC100784342 gene encoding protein trichome birefringence-like 19 translates to MKLPSVRLPNGHGKLASGNILKSVVILLPFTVLIIFLPFSLTKMFHFSTPEMYATITTTSSLDFNEPREPSQSNSPIFFFSNDSKNSLDFNSSNELSKSTLPELFFPNDSQKSLDFNSSSPKLFFYNDSKQSLDINGSPEPSEYNSPKLFYSNESKHVQPLEPSSPEFFFSNESKQSLDFKDSGESSEPSSPKPLYSDESKKSMNFNITQMKRCNIFSGEWIPYSKGPYYDNETCDLMIDQQNCMKFGRPDREFLKWRWKPDECELPLFDATLFLELVRGKSMAFVGDSVGRNQMNSLLCLLSHVAHPEDITKRYATDPIYFRRWFYADYNFTVVTLWSPFLVRTSDIDNSLTKLYLDKADESWTSEVETFDFVIISAGQWFFRPALYYEKGQIVGCHKCERRKIKDLSYYYGYRKAFRTALRTIASLEGYRGVTFLRTFSPAHFENAEWNKGGSCERTRPYSKEQMRFDGYIFETYKTQVEEFRTARKVARKRGLKFLMMDTTEIMLRRPDGHPNNHVWHAVNQNVTHSDCVHWCLPGPIDTWNEFLFHMLKMHSKKSFVS